A stretch of the Thiomicrorhabdus indica genome encodes the following:
- a CDS encoding DUF6500 family protein: MKEELRAKIIEVCDQKISAKGDNVGLSFYAFFANKNDNPELLMEAAIWWIQTHKLDHFVKAHKIKEMILAGL, encoded by the coding sequence ATGAAAGAAGAGTTAAGAGCTAAAATCATAGAGGTTTGTGATCAAAAAATATCCGCTAAAGGTGATAATGTTGGCTTGTCATTTTACGCATTTTTCGCAAATAAAAATGATAATCCTGAGTTGCTCATGGAAGCCGCCATTTGGTGGATTCAAACTCATAAATTAGATCATTTCGTAAAAGCTCATAAAATTAAAGAAATGATTCTAGCTGGGTTGTAG
- a CDS encoding DUF3916 domain-containing protein — translation MRQISFNRPKQKVRGSHRRLKALDAWAGQFEGYFPLEYSDERYIDYKIPVLDRLVDPPTTTKEWQNRAIAAMFKAYENLHSAKPSEFLAVNIDLILTWPDLHGSSIIIFFDESYREGFYEKDNEWQKRIPQTIGLEGIPFDVPKSIDVQLVNFMNRDYDGEETTDWYTTNWYVCASKNC, via the coding sequence ATGCGACAAATTAGTTTTAACCGGCCAAAACAAAAGGTTCGAGGTTCACATAGGCGCTTAAAAGCACTTGATGCATGGGCGGGTCAGTTTGAAGGGTACTTTCCTTTAGAATACAGCGATGAAAGATATATTGATTATAAGATTCCTGTTCTTGACCGTTTAGTTGATCCACCGACAACTACGAAAGAGTGGCAAAACAGGGCTATTGCTGCAATGTTTAAGGCGTATGAAAATCTACATTCCGCAAAACCTTCGGAGTTCTTAGCGGTTAATATTGACCTAATACTTACTTGGCCTGATCTTCACGGTTCAAGCATCATTATATTTTTCGATGAATCCTATCGTGAAGGTTTTTACGAAAAAGATAATGAATGGCAAAAACGTATTCCTCAAACTATAGGCCTAGAAGGTATTCCATTCGACGTACCAAAAAGCATTGATGTACAGCTGGTTAATTTTATGAACCGAGATTACGATGGCGAAGAAACAACAGACTGGTATACAACAAATTGGTATGTTTGTGCATCAAAAAACTGTTAA
- a CDS encoding integron integrase — protein sequence MNTTASKSLLLDEMRITLRREAMLQDSSGKVEQFLTYLAVDQNVAPSTQNQALNALSFCYTKVLNAPFINVKASRSRKEPRIPVVLTKEEVAEILTVMEGSAGLIAKLLYAGGLRISEAIRLRVQDIDFGFKQITVRDGKGKKDRVTPLANNLIPLLETQLQKVKTLHQQDLNQGYGSVYLPYALAKKYPNAEFELGWQYVFPSNRLAEDPRSGKIRRQHSDQSVINKAIKKAVKQCRINKKVSAHTFRHSFMKYIHVFHPLGQTLSVQI from the coding sequence ATGAATACTACCGCAAGTAAAAGTCTATTACTAGATGAAATGCGTATTACTTTACGTCGTGAGGCCATGTTGCAAGATTCGTCAGGAAAGGTAGAACAATTTTTAACTTATTTGGCGGTGGATCAGAATGTTGCTCCATCTACACAAAATCAAGCTTTAAATGCGTTGAGTTTTTGTTATACAAAGGTATTAAACGCACCTTTTATCAATGTGAAGGCCAGTCGTTCTCGCAAAGAACCTAGAATTCCTGTGGTGTTGACCAAAGAGGAAGTTGCTGAAATTTTAACTGTAATGGAAGGTTCGGCTGGATTGATTGCAAAGTTACTTTATGCAGGCGGTTTGCGAATTAGCGAAGCGATTCGCTTACGGGTGCAGGATATTGATTTTGGGTTTAAGCAAATCACCGTGCGTGATGGCAAAGGTAAAAAGGATCGTGTGACTCCCTTAGCCAACAACCTTATTCCACTTTTAGAAACTCAGTTACAAAAGGTGAAAACCCTTCATCAACAGGATTTAAACCAAGGGTATGGCTCCGTTTATTTGCCTTATGCATTGGCTAAAAAGTACCCGAATGCCGAGTTTGAATTGGGTTGGCAATATGTCTTTCCAAGTAATCGTTTAGCCGAAGATCCAAGATCTGGAAAAATCCGCCGACAGCACAGCGATCAATCCGTTATCAATAAAGCGATCAAAAAAGCCGTTAAACAATGCCGTATTAACAAAAAAGTAAGTGCACACACGTTTCGTCATTCTTTTATGAAATACATCCATGTATTTCACCCTTTGGGTCAGACTTTGTCTGTTCAAATTTGA
- a CDS encoding type II toxin-antitoxin system RelE/ParE family toxin, producing the protein MKIQQTRRFEKAVKKLHPNQKRELDKAIKALIKQPELGELKKGDLVGVRVYKFKMQNQLTLLAYRIMDDIPCLLMLSQGSHENFYRDLK; encoded by the coding sequence ATGAAAATACAGCAAACCAGGCGTTTTGAAAAAGCTGTCAAAAAGCTTCACCCAAACCAAAAACGCGAGTTAGACAAGGCCATCAAAGCACTGATTAAGCAGCCAGAATTGGGTGAGTTAAAGAAAGGAGACTTGGTGGGTGTTCGTGTTTATAAGTTCAAAATGCAAAATCAATTAACCCTGTTAGCCTATCGAATAATGGATGACATCCCATGTTTACTGATGTTATCGCAGGGCAGTCATGAAAACTTTTATCGCGATTTGAAGTAG
- a CDS encoding TA system antitoxin ParD family protein, translated as MSVAIKLSDSLAKEAKLYAAVTHRSVPKQIEYWSRIGKLVEENPDLPFSFIQETLLAIEESKDPEQLTEYTFDS; from the coding sequence ATGTCTGTTGCAATAAAATTATCCGACAGCCTTGCCAAAGAAGCGAAGCTATATGCTGCGGTGACACATCGTTCTGTTCCAAAGCAAATTGAGTATTGGAGCCGTATTGGAAAATTAGTGGAAGAAAACCCGGATTTGCCGTTTAGTTTTATTCAGGAAACCCTCTTGGCAATAGAGGAAAGTAAAGATCCTGAACAACTGACCGAATACACCTTTGATTCGTAA
- a CDS encoding argininosuccinate synthase gives MSDVKKVVLAYSGGLDTSIIAKWLQEEYNCEVVTFTADIGQGEEIEPARAKAKAMGIKEIYIEDLREEFARDFVFPMMRANAIYEGEYRLGTSIARPLISKRLVEIAQETGADAISHGATGKGNDQVRFEMNAYALMPDVKVIAPWREWDLMSREKLMAYAEEHNISIEKKKGKKSPYSMDANLLHISYEGGIIEDPANEPEEDMWLWTVSPENAPDEPTYLDIGFEKGDIVAINGEAMSPATVMEYLNKVGGENGIGRDDLVENRFVGMKARGCYETPAGTIMLKAHRAIESITLDRNAAHLKDELMPKYAEMVYNGFWFAPEREMLQAMIDKSQENVSGNVRIKLYKGNVVCVGRTSENSLFDEAIATFEDDGGAYNHKDAEGFIKLNSLRLRTAAKKRGK, from the coding sequence ATGTCAGATGTGAAAAAAGTCGTTTTAGCCTATTCAGGTGGTTTAGATACTTCAATTATCGCTAAGTGGTTGCAGGAAGAGTACAACTGCGAAGTCGTAACCTTTACGGCCGATATCGGTCAAGGTGAAGAGATTGAACCAGCGCGTGCAAAAGCAAAAGCAATGGGCATTAAAGAAATTTACATTGAAGATTTGCGTGAAGAGTTTGCTCGTGATTTTGTTTTCCCAATGATGCGTGCCAATGCCATCTATGAAGGTGAATATCGTCTAGGAACGTCAATCGCTCGTCCGTTGATTTCAAAGCGTTTGGTTGAGATTGCGCAAGAAACGGGCGCCGATGCAATTTCTCACGGTGCCACTGGTAAAGGGAATGACCAAGTGCGTTTTGAAATGAACGCTTACGCGCTAATGCCGGACGTGAAGGTTATTGCACCATGGCGTGAGTGGGATTTAATGTCTCGTGAAAAACTAATGGCGTATGCGGAAGAGCACAATATTTCGATTGAGAAGAAAAAAGGTAAAAAGTCACCTTACTCAATGGATGCCAACCTGCTTCATATCTCTTATGAAGGCGGCATTATTGAGGATCCAGCAAATGAGCCGGAAGAAGACATGTGGTTATGGACGGTTTCACCAGAAAACGCTCCAGATGAACCAACTTATCTGGATATTGGTTTTGAAAAAGGTGACATTGTTGCAATCAATGGCGAAGCAATGAGCCCAGCAACTGTAATGGAATATTTGAACAAAGTTGGTGGTGAAAACGGAATCGGGCGTGATGATTTGGTTGAAAACCGTTTTGTCGGTATGAAAGCGCGTGGTTGTTATGAAACACCGGCCGGTACCATTATGCTAAAAGCACACCGAGCGATTGAATCCATTACGCTTGACCGTAATGCTGCGCACTTGAAAGATGAGCTAATGCCAAAATATGCCGAAATGGTTTACAACGGTTTCTGGTTCGCTCCTGAGCGTGAAATGCTGCAAGCAATGATCGACAAGTCGCAAGAAAATGTTTCAGGAAATGTTCGCATTAAGCTTTATAAAGGTAATGTGGTTTGTGTGGGTCGTACTTCAGAAAACAGCTTGTTTGATGAAGCGATTGCAACCTTTGAAGATGATGGTGGTGCATACAATCATAAAGACGCAGAAGGATTCATTAAACTGAACTCACTACGTTTACGCACGGCAGCGAAAAAACGCGGAAAATAA
- the asd gene encoding archaetidylserine decarboxylase (Phosphatidylserine decarboxylase is synthesized as a single chain precursor. Generation of the pyruvoyl active site from a Ser is coupled to cleavage of a Gly-Ser bond between the larger (beta) and smaller (alpha chains). It is an integral membrane protein.): MTKFLDFFKVTPQYLIPKHFLSELMHRFMQIRVKWIKNATIKALTKIYGINISEAADENIENYEHFNAFFTRALKEDARPIDANPNAWCSPVDGLISQSHHIHQNTLTQAKGHEYTLEALVGGDIEYAKTFQNGDAMVIYLSPKDYHRIHMPSDGKLLSMTYVPGDLFAVNPATVRNVEGLFARNERLVLRFENEHGPFCLIMVGAIFVGSMETVFAGKITPDYQPTLSHWDYSEQNLNFAKGDEIGRFNMGSTVVLLTPENHLPELGKITPNTPIQMGQHLADYPNTQSNEMN; this comes from the coding sequence ATGACAAAATTTCTCGACTTTTTTAAGGTGACACCACAATACCTTATTCCAAAGCATTTTCTGTCAGAGTTGATGCATCGGTTTATGCAAATTCGTGTGAAATGGATTAAAAACGCTACCATAAAAGCCTTAACGAAAATTTATGGCATTAATATTTCCGAGGCGGCAGACGAGAATATTGAGAATTACGAGCACTTTAATGCATTTTTTACTCGTGCTCTGAAAGAAGATGCGCGTCCGATTGATGCAAACCCCAATGCATGGTGTTCGCCGGTAGATGGTTTAATCAGCCAATCCCACCACATTCATCAAAATACGCTAACACAGGCAAAAGGTCACGAGTACACACTTGAAGCGCTTGTGGGCGGTGATATTGAGTATGCAAAAACCTTTCAGAATGGTGATGCAATGGTTATTTATCTTTCTCCAAAAGATTATCACCGCATCCACATGCCAAGCGACGGAAAGTTGTTGTCCATGACCTATGTGCCGGGTGATTTGTTTGCAGTCAATCCAGCAACGGTTCGCAATGTGGAAGGATTGTTTGCACGTAACGAACGGTTGGTTTTACGCTTTGAAAACGAACATGGGCCATTTTGTTTGATTATGGTCGGTGCTATTTTCGTGGGTTCTATGGAAACAGTTTTCGCTGGAAAAATCACACCAGACTATCAACCGACTCTTTCTCATTGGGATTACTCAGAACAAAACTTGAACTTTGCCAAAGGCGATGAGATTGGTCGTTTTAACATGGGTTCAACCGTAGTTTTACTTACTCCGGAAAATCACTTACCAGAATTAGGTAAAATCACGCCAAATACCCCTATTCAAATGGGTCAACATCTGGCAGACTATCCAAATACGCAATCCAATGAGATGAATTGA
- a CDS encoding P-II family nitrogen regulator, with the protein MKLITAIIKPFKLDDVRDALHAIDIHGMTVTEVKGYGRQKGHTEMYRGAEYVVDFLPKLKLEIAVSESIVDSAVEGIIQAAQTGKIGDGKIFVTNIEQTIRIRTGESGDEAL; encoded by the coding sequence ATGAAACTGATTACTGCCATTATTAAGCCTTTTAAACTAGATGATGTTCGTGATGCACTGCATGCCATCGACATTCATGGAATGACGGTCACCGAAGTAAAAGGTTACGGTCGTCAAAAAGGCCACACTGAAATGTACCGTGGCGCAGAATATGTCGTCGATTTTCTACCAAAGTTGAAATTAGAAATCGCTGTCAGTGAAAGCATTGTGGATTCTGCCGTTGAAGGAATTATTCAAGCCGCGCAAACCGGAAAAATCGGTGATGGTAAGATTTTTGTTACAAACATTGAACAAACAATCCGTATCCGTACCGGTGAATCCGGTGACGAAGCTTTGTAA
- a CDS encoding YqaA family protein, which yields MIIEFLTLFALAFASATLLPGGSEIYLSQLVLQTLDENYSPTSLLTIIWLVATVGNTLGSALNYALGRYFLHFQKRKWFPVSDKQLLKSQHWFQKYGRWSLLMSWAPIIGDALTLLAGIMKIPFWTFFSLVLIGKGFRYAFVIALVAGFIQ from the coding sequence ATGATTATTGAATTCCTGACGCTCTTTGCATTGGCGTTCGCCTCTGCAACCTTGCTACCAGGCGGTTCTGAAATCTATCTCAGCCAGTTAGTTTTACAAACGCTTGATGAGAACTACTCTCCTACATCTCTACTGACAATCATTTGGTTGGTTGCAACAGTTGGCAACACTTTAGGGAGTGCTTTAAATTACGCCTTAGGGCGATACTTCCTGCACTTTCAAAAACGCAAATGGTTTCCCGTTTCAGACAAGCAGTTACTGAAATCACAACATTGGTTTCAAAAATATGGCCGCTGGAGCTTGTTAATGTCATGGGCACCGATTATTGGCGACGCACTTACACTCCTAGCAGGCATCATGAAAATTCCATTTTGGACATTTTTTAGCTTGGTGTTGATTGGTAAAGGATTTAGATATGCCTTTGTGATTGCATTGGTCGCAGGCTTTATTCAATAA
- the ntrC gene encoding nitrogen regulation protein NR(I): MAEQEYDITPTVWLVDDDASIRWVLETALEEKPYDVKVFESPLDALKAFEDYPPTVIVSDVRMPEMDGLTFMEAIHDRDKQIPVIIMTAHADLDTAVKSYQSRAFEYLPKPFDIDEAIALIERAIKRHLSGGNSRPRKPKKSAKQPLNIIGAAPAMQEVFRILGRVSQLDVTVLINGETGTGKELIAQALHELSPRSSGPFVALNTAAIPRDLLESELFGHEKGAFTGAQTQRIGRFEQADGGTLFLDEIGDMPVDLQTRLLRVLNDGTFFRVGGKNPITTNVRIVAATHQNMEKLVREGHFREDLLYRLNIIRIKIPALRERREDIPLLLRFYMELEAKGLNLEEKTFSKEVLQFLSTLPWPGNVRQLRSLCTWLTIMAPDKTVYLEDLPLELQQPPSLAEESDEAETWQEKLRVWSENFVSTGREGLHTEAEKEFERVLIEVALNASHNHRQKAAALLGWGRNTLTRKTQALGID; this comes from the coding sequence ATGGCTGAACAAGAATATGACATCACGCCGACGGTGTGGTTGGTTGATGATGATGCTTCGATTCGCTGGGTTTTGGAAACAGCGTTAGAAGAAAAACCTTATGATGTTAAGGTTTTTGAGTCTCCATTAGACGCATTAAAAGCGTTTGAAGATTATCCGCCGACCGTTATCGTCTCGGATGTTCGTATGCCGGAAATGGATGGGTTAACCTTCATGGAAGCCATTCATGATCGAGATAAACAAATTCCAGTCATTATTATGACCGCCCATGCTGATTTGGATACAGCGGTTAAATCCTATCAAAGTCGAGCATTTGAGTATCTGCCTAAACCGTTTGATATTGATGAAGCCATTGCTTTGATTGAACGGGCGATTAAACGCCATCTTTCTGGTGGAAATTCTCGTCCGAGAAAGCCTAAAAAATCTGCTAAACAACCCTTGAATATTATCGGTGCAGCACCTGCTATGCAGGAAGTTTTCCGTATTCTAGGGCGTGTTTCACAGCTGGATGTAACGGTATTAATTAATGGGGAAACTGGAACTGGTAAAGAGCTGATTGCGCAAGCTTTACATGAATTGAGCCCTCGCTCTTCAGGGCCGTTTGTTGCTTTGAACACCGCTGCGATTCCAAGAGATTTGCTGGAATCAGAATTATTCGGCCATGAAAAAGGTGCGTTCACCGGTGCGCAAACCCAACGTATCGGACGTTTTGAGCAAGCTGATGGCGGAACATTATTTTTAGATGAAATCGGTGATATGCCGGTGGATTTACAAACGCGTTTACTGCGAGTTTTAAATGATGGAACTTTTTTTCGCGTGGGTGGCAAAAATCCAATTACGACTAATGTCCGTATTGTGGCTGCAACGCACCAAAATATGGAAAAACTGGTGCGAGAAGGGCATTTCCGTGAGGATTTACTTTATCGTCTAAACATCATTCGCATAAAAATTCCTGCGCTTCGAGAACGACGTGAAGACATTCCGTTGTTGTTACGTTTTTATATGGAACTTGAGGCCAAAGGCTTGAACTTGGAAGAGAAAACCTTTAGTAAAGAAGTTTTGCAATTTTTATCGACCTTGCCTTGGCCGGGGAATGTTCGACAATTAAGAAGTTTGTGTACTTGGTTAACAATTATGGCACCTGATAAGACCGTTTATTTAGAAGATTTACCGCTGGAATTACAACAACCACCAAGTCTTGCAGAGGAATCTGATGAGGCTGAGACATGGCAAGAAAAACTGCGAGTCTGGTCAGAAAATTTTGTTTCAACAGGTCGAGAAGGTTTGCATACCGAAGCGGAAAAAGAGTTTGAACGGGTTTTGATTGAAGTTGCACTGAATGCCAGTCACAATCATCGCCAAAAAGCTGCTGCATTGCTAGGCTGGGGGCGAAACACTTTGACGCGTAAAACCCAAGCCCTAGGTATCGATTAG
- the glnL gene encoding nitrogen regulation protein NR(II), whose protein sequence is MAKSELFFKEVLEGLTTAVIWIDSNQIVQFMNVSASEIFQLSPNRVVGQHWQKLLPNLLEDIQIASEKKITIHEYVIEPVDLFKIRVSCTISPYELDGQAGWLFELYNTERHHRIVEEDERWHQYEAGNLLVSTLAHEVKNPLAGIMGAAQLLQKRLETQQEDKSVQFLEIISKEALRLRNLVDRMLGPKGSSEKSMHNVHELIRYVLQIIEGDKPPNVYVKLDYDPSIPEVKMDFEAMVQALLNLVINAIQAMEERGGVLTLRTRVEHKFTLGTQTYPLVACISVIDQGKGIPPEVFDSIFFPMVSSKKEGTGLGLPVSQNVLRQHEGLIVAESEPGNTVFNVYLPLKQGN, encoded by the coding sequence ATGGCTAAGTCGGAACTGTTTTTTAAAGAAGTTTTAGAAGGTTTGACCACCGCAGTTATTTGGATTGACTCCAATCAGATCGTTCAGTTCATGAATGTCTCGGCGAGTGAAATTTTTCAATTAAGCCCCAATCGTGTTGTTGGTCAGCATTGGCAAAAATTACTCCCCAATTTGCTAGAAGATATTCAGATCGCGTCAGAGAAAAAAATCACCATTCATGAATATGTGATCGAACCGGTTGATCTTTTTAAAATCCGCGTGAGTTGCACAATTTCACCTTATGAATTAGATGGCCAAGCTGGTTGGTTGTTTGAGCTTTATAACACAGAGCGGCATCATCGAATTGTAGAGGAAGATGAGCGTTGGCATCAATATGAGGCCGGAAACCTTCTTGTCAGTACGCTTGCACATGAAGTCAAAAATCCTCTGGCCGGTATTATGGGTGCGGCGCAACTTTTGCAAAAGCGTCTTGAAACTCAACAAGAAGACAAGTCTGTGCAGTTTTTGGAAATTATTTCAAAAGAAGCTTTGCGATTACGAAACCTAGTCGATCGTATGTTGGGACCTAAAGGCAGCAGCGAGAAGTCCATGCATAACGTACATGAATTAATTCGCTATGTTTTGCAGATTATCGAGGGAGATAAACCGCCTAATGTGTATGTCAAACTTGACTATGACCCAAGTATTCCTGAAGTCAAAATGGATTTTGAAGCCATGGTTCAGGCGCTGTTAAATCTGGTGATTAATGCCATTCAAGCAATGGAAGAGCGCGGTGGAGTTTTGACATTGCGAACTCGAGTTGAGCACAAGTTTACTCTCGGCACTCAGACCTATCCATTAGTTGCTTGCATCAGCGTGATTGACCAAGGTAAAGGTATCCCACCAGAAGTCTTCGATTCAATCTTCTTCCCAATGGTTTCCTCCAAAAAAGAGGGGACTGGATTAGGATTGCCGGTTTCACAAAATGTGTTGCGCCAGCATGAAGGATTAATCGTTGCTGAGAGTGAGCCCGGCAACACAGTATTCAATGTCTATTTACCCTTAAAGCAAGGGAACTGA
- the queC gene encoding 7-cyano-7-deazaguanine synthase QueC → MADNSQTLPKAVVLLSGGLDSTTVLAIAQSEGYECHTMSFDYGQRHRSELKAAENVAKQFGAKTHRVMQVDMRNIGGSALTDDSIDVPTGGVEENAIPVTYVPARNTVFLSYALALAEVIEANDIFIGVNAVDYSGYPDCRPEFISSFEAMANLATKAGVEGHKLSVKAPLMHLTKGQIIQQGNALGVDYSLTTSCYQADGEGRACGICDSCRLRKQGFADAGVSDPTIYQTN, encoded by the coding sequence ATGGCTGATAACTCTCAAACTCTTCCAAAAGCTGTAGTCCTTCTATCTGGTGGGCTCGATTCAACAACCGTGCTTGCAATAGCGCAATCAGAGGGGTATGAATGTCACACCATGAGTTTTGATTATGGTCAACGTCATCGTTCAGAGTTAAAGGCCGCTGAAAATGTGGCTAAACAATTTGGCGCAAAAACGCACCGTGTGATGCAGGTTGATATGCGCAATATCGGTGGTTCTGCTTTGACAGATGATTCTATTGATGTCCCGACTGGTGGCGTGGAAGAAAATGCTATTCCTGTGACTTATGTGCCAGCTAGGAACACCGTGTTTTTATCTTATGCTCTTGCGCTTGCTGAGGTGATTGAAGCCAACGATATTTTTATAGGTGTGAATGCGGTCGATTATTCTGGCTATCCAGATTGCCGACCAGAATTTATATCATCTTTTGAAGCCATGGCGAATTTGGCAACGAAAGCAGGGGTTGAAGGTCATAAACTTTCTGTTAAAGCACCGCTAATGCATTTGACAAAAGGGCAGATAATTCAACAAGGGAATGCATTAGGCGTGGATTATTCTCTGACGACTTCTTGTTATCAGGCGGATGGAGAGGGCAGAGCGTGCGGTATTTGTGATTCGTGTCGTCTCCGTAAGCAAGGATTTGCAGACGCTGGTGTGTCTGATCCAACAATTTATCAAACTAACTAA
- the ybgF gene encoding tol-pal system protein YbgF: MSSNHNSIFNKTLKQSMTIAVITSVFSSSAFALTVEQRLERLERMANNPVTLKLSQQLNQQKRELQSVQNRLDLIQHKFPQQSSAVSNNDLEQRLNQLEAQQSAQAEKLERMESMLKLLVQAQSSNASLPAGNLSNGLNNDQNLVAQQKTSVPVGQNASVGTKTQSAPTGSTKTVASLTGPVKTRLATESEDAAYQSAFELMRKSKYKESIAAFIDFAQKHPESSLAPNAWYWAGEGQYILKDNEMAKQSFEQVVKFYPDASKGSDAKLRLADALTNLNQMDAAKKLYRDIIKNYAGSRAAENAQSRLDKLQ; the protein is encoded by the coding sequence ATGAGCAGTAATCACAATTCAATCTTTAATAAAACACTAAAGCAGTCGATGACGATAGCGGTCATCACAAGTGTTTTCTCAAGTTCAGCATTTGCTTTAACGGTAGAACAGAGACTCGAACGTTTGGAGCGCATGGCGAATAATCCGGTTACACTCAAGTTGAGCCAGCAGTTAAATCAGCAAAAGCGGGAATTACAATCGGTTCAGAATCGCTTGGATTTAATTCAGCACAAATTTCCTCAGCAAAGTAGTGCAGTATCAAATAACGATTTGGAACAGCGTTTGAATCAACTTGAAGCACAACAAAGTGCTCAAGCTGAAAAGCTTGAGCGGATGGAATCTATGTTGAAATTGTTGGTACAAGCTCAAAGTTCTAATGCATCTTTACCGGCCGGTAACCTTTCAAATGGCTTAAATAACGATCAGAATCTGGTTGCGCAACAAAAAACATCTGTGCCAGTGGGACAGAATGCTAGCGTTGGTACAAAAACACAGAGTGCTCCAACTGGATCAACTAAAACTGTCGCGTCTTTAACTGGACCGGTAAAAACTCGATTGGCAACAGAATCTGAAGATGCTGCGTATCAGTCGGCCTTTGAATTAATGCGAAAATCAAAATACAAAGAATCCATTGCAGCTTTTATCGATTTTGCGCAAAAACATCCTGAAAGTTCGCTTGCACCGAATGCGTGGTATTGGGCTGGAGAGGGGCAATATATCCTTAAAGATAATGAAATGGCTAAACAGTCTTTTGAACAAGTGGTTAAATTCTATCCAGATGCCAGTAAGGGCAGTGATGCTAAATTGCGCTTGGCTGATGCATTAACAAACTTGAATCAAATGGATGCGGCAAAAAAACTCTACCGCGATATTATTAAAAATTATGCGGGAAGCCGAGCAGCTGAAAATGCCCAATCACGATTAGATAAGCTTCAATAA
- a CDS encoding OmpA family protein, with product MSLFKLGSIAFVIAGLTACSTPPQNPNATGANGSQMSDIDTAPGLNGSELGNGDAQVQIGGVNQDGIASMEIGSGGMDSDQLSLDAKDGFEPVIYFGYDQFDLTPEGLEKVQFFSDILVQNPNKRVILEGHTDERGSPEYNLALGERRAKAVQDAMTALGIEASRIEANSYGEEYPVAFEKTEEAWQLNRRVEITIR from the coding sequence ATGTCTTTGTTTAAATTAGGTTCGATTGCATTTGTTATTGCAGGTCTTACTGCTTGTAGTACTCCGCCTCAAAATCCTAACGCCACTGGGGCAAATGGTTCTCAAATGTCTGACATTGATACAGCTCCTGGCCTGAATGGATCTGAATTAGGTAATGGTGACGCACAGGTGCAAATCGGTGGTGTCAATCAAGATGGGATTGCCTCTATGGAAATTGGTTCAGGGGGAATGGACTCTGATCAACTATCACTGGATGCAAAAGACGGCTTTGAACCCGTTATCTATTTTGGTTATGACCAATTTGATTTAACTCCAGAAGGTCTTGAGAAGGTACAATTCTTCTCGGATATTTTGGTTCAAAATCCAAACAAGCGTGTGATTTTGGAAGGGCATACCGATGAGCGTGGTTCACCGGAATATAATCTTGCGCTTGGTGAAAGACGTGCAAAGGCTGTTCAAGATGCAATGACGGCACTTGGTATTGAGGCTTCTCGAATTGAAGCGAATAGTTATGGCGAAGAGTATCCCGTGGCTTTTGAAAAAACCGAAGAGGCTTGGCAGTTAAATCGTCGAGTTGAAATCACAATACGTTAG